The genomic segment agatgttccctaaacgcctcaatccatcagttactgcagcagctcctcagaCACCAAACATTAGTTTGAAAAGAGTCAAATAATGAGTTCTGATGTCACATTTACCTGAAACCAGGTGATTTTCTCTACCTGAACTGTTTTCTATGAGCAGAGCTTTAAAACATCAACATCACAGTTGATCATTTAACTGTGAGAAGATGAAATCATGGAACCGATCAGCCTTTTCCTTCGGGTCTTCAGTGACCCGGTCAGAACTTAAACTAGGTTAAATCCACATTAAACTGTGTGCGACTGCAGGTAGAGGCAGGAGTGTTAGTAGCAGTGGGTACCTGTGTCTTGCTGGTGCAGGTGCAGATGTGAGTGGATGTGTGAGTGCTGGTGGTGATGCGGCGTCACGTTCAACATCTGGAGTCGGCCCAGGTTCTCTCCTGCCCCTCCTGTCCCGCCTCCACTGCCCCCTCCTGCCCCGCTGCCTCCTCGCTCTCGTTCTCGCTCTCGTTCTCTTTCTCGCTCTGTGAATGGAGGCAGTGCTGCCCGGTCTCGATCCCGGTCCCTATCCCGGTCTCTGTCCCGTTCCCGCTCTCGGTCTCTATCACGCTCCCGCTCTCGGTCCCGTTCCCGTTCCCGCTCTCGGTCTCTATCCCGGTCCCGTTCCCGTTCCCGGTCCCGGTCACCACTCCGCTCACGCTCATAGGAGGCGGGGAACGAGTGGGGGTGGGGTAGTTCTCAGGTGGGGCGGCTGGAGTGGAGGTGGGGGCAGGTGGGAGGACAGGGAGGTGGGAAAAGAAGAATGGGGGACGGGGTGATGGAGGGAGGTGCTGCTGGAGGTGGGTGGCACCAGTTGGGGAGGGGCTGAGGGTGGAGCTGTGGAGACCACTGGGGCAGGGGGGGCGGGTGGAGGGGCAGAAGAAGGGtgagaggggagagagggaggcaggagaGAGGAAGGGGGCAGATTGGACAGGGACTGGGGGGCAGGAGGGTTGGGAGGACGGGTCACTGGGCCGAGTGTAGGGTTCTGAAGGTGTGGGGGTCCAGGTGGAGCTGGGGGAGGAGGAGTGCCGTACAATGACACCTCATTGGCTCCTGCGGCTCCACCTCCCAGGAGCAGGGAGTGAGCATGTGCGTGAGCGTTGGCATGAGCATGGGCATGGGCGTGCGAGTGCGAATGAGCGAGGGCGAGCGCTGCCGGGTCCGGAATCGACCCGGGCGGGTAAACACGCTCATCGCTCTTAAACTCAAAGCCTGGCTTTATCCGGTCTCGATGCGCCGCCACCGCATGAGGGAAGCCTACTCCTCCCAACCCTGCTGCCCCAATGGCCCCAGGCATCGGTCCCCCTGCCACACCGGGGGGACCTCCCATACCTGGACCCCCCTCCAGGCTGCCGCCGTACAGGAAGCCAAGGATGGCTGCTGCCGTGGCTGCATCAGTGGGCAGGTGATGGGGGTGTGCCAGAGCGTGGTTCTGGAACTGAGGCAGGAAGAAGGATGGGTGAACATGGGGATGTCCGTGGTGCACCTGGGGATGGTGCGCCTGGGCTCGACTCGCTGCCCCCAGCGGAGACATGGCGTGGGGGCGTGCGTATTCACTTAGAGTCCTCAGTGCTGGAGTGTCAGGGCCCAAATATGGACCTCCTAAACCAATCCCCAGGGCCCCTGAGGGCCACCAACCACGGCTGAAGCTCCGCCCATGGATGGCAGCAGCAGGGAGTGGGGGATGGTGTGGGACAGCGAGGGGTGGAGATGGTGTGTTGGAGGCAGGTGAGCGTGCGGGTGTGAGGGATGGTGCTGGGGGTGAGGAGGCGGGTGGGAGATGGGGTTGGCcgaggaagaggaagatgatgaAGGGTCGAGGATGATGGAGGACGAGGAGGGAAAGAAGAGCGAGGAGGCCTGGCGAGGGCCGCCAGCAGCACTGAcatccttctgctgctgcagaggaagatgaggagagAATCAGAGAAGTCAACAATCAGTAATTATATCAAATTCATTGATCGTGACCTGACCACACCTGAGCATCTCACCTGCAGGTGTCGGTCGAGCTCGCGCTCACGCTCGCGTTCCCTCTCTCGTTCCCGCTCTTTCTCCCTCAGGTCGCGAGCTCGCTGCTCCACCTCCCTGCGAGCTCGTTCAATCATCTCGTTCCTCTTCTTCCACAGTTTGGATCCGTCCAGCGGAACGAAAAGGACGTCGCTGCGGGCGCATGAGTTCCCACTGCCACGGTCCAGAACCCTGTGGAACCTGGAAACAAGCGGCATATCATTTATTAGAACCATCAGGGGAATCTTCATCGGAACAACTACAACTACTGCACATGTGCCTGGAAAAGAAGATCCggttacaaaaaacaaacacaacatcagtTACAGATACAAATGCAAATTTCGGTCAACTGTCCAACCAATAGTTTGGGTCCTTTTCGACTAATAGTTAATTAATTGAGAACATGCAATCAACTCAGCTGACAGAGTTTCATGTCCTGTTGTAGCTGCTTATGcagcagtcatgtgacaaagGCTTATCTCGCGTCATGTGTCACATGTTACAGACAAACTATCACTTTTGTAGCAACTCGAACCCATTAACAATATGAGAGTGCTGAGAGGTACACATTAACtcccacagaagtctttgtcatggtgcccattgctcactaaactcccacaatgttctctgcttgccaacatgaactGCCTGTAGTCTGGGTGACACCTCTGGTCTCTAGAGTATTAAATAGTAAGAAGCTCCatctggtggaacaaccagatACTACAGCTGATCTTCAACACGTTTTCTGATATTGATGATCTTCTCTTCTTCTGTGATGGAGAGTAGAGGCGTCTCTGTGTACATTATTGAAATTTGTTTCCAACACAGAACTGATTTCTTTTGGTcccatggaaacagaaagactAAAAGAACCAATTAGAGAGCTGATCCTGTAAACATCACCTCGATTTTCGGCAGTTGAAACTCTAACGTTAAATCAGGAAGTGATGTAACTGTGACGCTACCGTGCTGATTGGCTGGCGTGGATGGGAATGTCCACAGGTTTTGGCTCAGGAGATGGGCTTCTCAGCACCGGTGGCGGGCTCTCGTTTTCATCCCTTTCTTCCATTGGTTCTTCCTTGATGACAGGAGTTGGGGGTGGGCCTGAATCTGAGTGTCCGTCTCCGGTGGGTAGCGCAGATCCGGTGGTTGGCGTCGGGATGCCACTGTTGGCGTTACTAAGTGGGGGTGGGGCCTTCACGGCGCTCTGAGGCGATAGAGACTGCGGGTTGCTGCTGTTGGCTGTGctactgttgctgctgttggcCATATTCCCCCCACCGCCCCCGTTAGTGTGGTATGTCCCGCTGAAGGGGGCGTGGCTGTTTAATGTGCCGTGGAAAGAAGACGGCCGACATCCAGGTGAGCAGCTGGAGGACACACCTGAAGCAGAGAGGGGGGGCGCTGACGAGGAGGAGCCAGGAGGGAACGAGGAGAAGGCCCCCATCTGATTGGTGGATGGGCTCGGTAGCGGAGACAGTGGGGTAGGTGGGGTCTGGGCGGAGGACTGGTAGTGGGCAGGGCGTACGTTGGGAGCCACACCTGAGGAAGGGGGCTGGGTGTGGGAGGATTGAGGTGGAGGTGGGGGTAGGGAGCGCCATGTCCATGATGGCTGGAGGAGGATGGGGGGGAAAGAGTGGGAGGTTGAGTTGGACCCCCCCGGTTCTGGTACATCGGCGCCTCCCGCAGGTTCGGGTCCCGCTCTCTGTCTCTGGGCTGGTAGTGGGGGTGAGGCGGGTGAGGGTGCTGTGCCCCACCCGGCCCAGAGTACTCCCGGCCCAGGTTTGGCGCCCCTCCTGGTGAGCTCAGGTACTCCCGATTGGTGCCAGTGGAGGAAGGCGGTACGGCAGGGGCAGAGGGGTACTCTCTGTGGAAGTGGTCTGGTCCGGTGGGGGGGGTTTGCTCCATGGTGGGGGGGAAGTCCCGGTTCGAGGAGTTTGGAGTGTGGGGGTGTGGGGGCAGGGTTGGGTGGGTGGGGTTGTTCTGGGGTGAAGCTGGGGGGTCCCGGTTCAGGTGGGGGGTTACAGGGAGGCTGGTGGAGCTGGGGGGGTTCCCCTGGGGTAGGGTGGTACTGGTGGGGGGGTTACTGCTCCCCTCCCTGCTCGCCGCCCCCAGGTCCCCCCACCGTCCTCCATCTTTGGGGTGCCCCCCTCCAGCTGCGCCAAAGtctctgttctggttctgattGGGCAGATTGAAACTGAAGTCCCGCCCCCCCGGACCAGAACCCACCGCCCCGAACTCCCTGCCCCCTCCACAGCCACTGCTGCCCCCGCCACTACCAATAGGAGCTGAGAACTCCCTCCCCCCGCACTCCCCCCTCACTCCCCGCTCCCTCTCTCCtgcccccctctctctctgtccgcCCCCCTCCAGCGTACCTGGGCAGGTACTCCctgtgggggtgggggtgaggGTGGGGGAGGTAAGAGGGCTGGGAGGCAGAATGACGAGCGGAGGGGGGGTTGTAGACGGAgggcagctgctgctgttgcactGGGGGCTGTGGTGGGTGGTGGTTGCCGGGGTAACGGGAATAGCCCCAGCTCCCCTGGCAACCAGGTGCCGTGCCGCCCTGCCAGCTGGGGGTGCTGTAGTGGTGGGCGGAGGGCTGAGGGGGGGTCTGGGGCAGTAGTGAGGGGGGGGCGGACTGCGCCTTGTCCAGCAGTTTATCTGGTTTGTCTGGTTTGTCCCGCTCCACCTTCACCTCCACCTGCCCGAACTCCAGGGGCTTCAGGGCCGGTGGAGGGGGCAGCGGTGGGGGCAGTGGGTGGGGCAGGTTGGGGCTATTGTGGGAGAAATCAGCCCCGGAGATGGTTGTCTTGGTAACGCACTGAGTGCTAGCTTTGGAGGTCATCCTGCTGCTGGCGAGCGCTGCTTCGCTGCCACCGTACTCGACTTTACACATGAGCTTGGAGTCGAGGGAGAAGAAGGACTTCCTGTCGGTGGAGGGAGTGGAACAAGGGGTGGAGGGGGGCTTCAGTGTCGGACAGTCCTCCAATCGGGCGTCCACGTCTCTCTTTTCGTCTCCACAGGACTCCTCCCCTCGCCTCCTGTCCTCCCCCGACACCTTCCCCTCCTTTCCTTTGTCCCCCTGCTTGGGTGAGTCGGGTCCGTCCGAGTCAGAGTCCAGGCTGCCCAGTGGGGAGGCCGACAGGCTGGGGGAGGACGACCGGTTGTCCTGGTCGATGTCCCGCCCGCTgctcagactgctgctgctattGGCCAGGCTGCCCACCACTGAACTCCTGCTGCCCTGCGATTGGCCGTCCTCGTTGTCGCTCTCGCGGGATTGGCTGGCGGCAGAGGTTGGAGGCGGGACTGTGGAGGGAGCCGAGCTGTCGGTGGAGTGAGTTGAGGTCGGAGGGTTCGGAGTCGAGGCCGAATCCTGccgaaagagaaaaaaatcagaatcCGAATCCCAGCAGCCGAACCAAATTAGGGGATTTAATCAGATGAGAAACAAACCTGAACTTTCTGCCTCTTCGGTGGAGACACCAGCTCCTCCCCTTCACTCTCCGACGAATCATGGCCCTGGGATCTGCGGCTGAAGCGACTCGCAGCCAAATCCTCAGCAGCGCCTCTCtgctaaaacaacacaagactTTTAATTCTGCTGCGATGCTTTGAATCCCTAAAAGATCCGAGTCTGTTTttagaacaaacacacacacacacacacgcacgcatgcacaaCATCAATGTCAAACATGAAACATCAAAGATTTGAAGGTGTAAAACACAATCGAACTGTTGTGACGCTGTGAGAGTCTGTCATCCTGATGACTcatacaccacacacacactaactgtagtcaaacacacacactatctgtattcaaacacacacaagcacgcacacatacaaactgtattcaaacacacacacagttacacactaactgtattcaaacacacacacacatgtaaatgaacacacacacacttatacacACGAACTGTATTCAAACACGCATACAggcacatacatgcacacaaactGTGTTCAAacacacgcacgcatgcacgcacacacgaACTgtattcaaacacacacagacactaattatattcaaacacacacacacgcacacatacattAATTTTATTCAAACACACTCTGACCGTCTGCCTGTCGTTGCGTTCGGGTCGCGTCGGGCTGCTGTGTGGTCTCCTGCCCCGTCGCTCCTCACTTGCCCCCCGCCGGCGCCCACTGCGCATGGGCATCTGCAGCAATGCATGCAGGGAGGAGGCAGCATTGCAACATAGCAGGTTAGTACACAAgatacacacaaagacacactcacactcatGAAAACCAACAGGAAGTTCTTCAGTTCAAGACGGGGCCACAATAAGAGGGCAACAACAGGAGGCCAACAAGAGGAGGGCAATAAGAGGAGGGCAACAACAAGAGGGCAACAACAAGAGGGCAACAACAGGAGGGCAACAATAGGAGGGCAACAATAGGAGGGCAACAACAGTAGGTCAACAACAGGAGGGCAACAAGAGGAGGGCAATAACAGGAGGGCAATAACAGGGCAACAATAGGACGGCAACAACAGGGGGGCAACAACAGAAGGGCAACAACAGGAGGGCAACAACAGGAGGGCAACAATAGGAGGGCAACAAGAGGAGGGCAACAACAGTAGGTCAACAACAAGAGGGCAACAAGAGGAGGGCAATAACAGGAGGGCAATAACAGGGCAACAATAGGACGGCAACAACAGGGGGGCAACAACAGAAGGGCAACAACAGGAGGGCAACAGGAGGGCAACAGGAGGGCAACAAGAGGAGGGCAACGACAGGAGGGCAATAACAGGGCAACAATAGGACGGCAACAATAGGACGGCAACAACAGAAGGGCAACAACAGAAGGGCAACAACAGGAGGGCAACAGGAGGGCAACAAGAGGAGGGCAACGACAGGAGGGCAACAACAGGAGGGCAACAAGAGGAGGGCAACAACAGGAGGGCAACATCAGGAGGGCAACAAGAGGAGGGCAACATCAGGAGGGCAACAACAGGAGGGCAACAACAGGAGGGCAACATCAGGAGGGCAACAGGAGGGCAACAAGAGGAGGGCAACAACAGGAGGGCAACAAGAGGAGGGCAACAACAGGAGGGCAACAAGAGGAGGGCAACATCAGGAGGGCAACAACAGGAGGGCAACATCAGGAGGGCAACAATAGGAGGGCAACAACAGGACGGCAACAACAGGAGGGCAACATCAGGAGGGCAACAACAGGAGGGCAACATCAGGAGGGCAACAACAGGGGGGCAACAACAGGGGGGCAACATCAGGAGGGCAACAACAGGGGGGCAACAACAGGACGGCAACAACAGAAGGGCAACAACAGGAGGGCAACAGGAGGGCAACAAGAGGAGGGCAATATCAGGAGGACAACAACATGAGAGCAACAACAATAGTGCAACAACAAGAGGGCAACAATGGGAGAGCAACATAGTGAGGGCAACAATAACAGGAGGGCAACAACAAGAAGCCAGCAATGGGAGAAGGGCAAAAGGAGGGCAACAATAGCAAGAGGGGAACAACAGTAGGGCAACAACAGTATCGTAACACCAGGAGGACAGCAATAGGAGAGCAACAACAGTAGGGCAACGATATGAGAAGGGCAACAACAGGAGGAAGGCAATGATAGTGAGGGCAACAacagtagagcaacaatagaagggcaacaacaacaaatgggtAACAACAGAGGGGTAACAGGGTAGTTCAGGGAGGATCAGCATAAAAACATTGTAAAGGTTGAATCTTTTCCATCGAGGCTAAACTGAAATCAGATGTTGAACTAAGACTGAGGAATTAGTCGTGTCCCAGAGCAGACGCACCGATTCTTTGTGTGtccttgttttcattgtttctgcTTTAAATCGTCCATTTTACAGCTGAAGCCATCGCAGGACTGAACTGGTTCCAGCTGTTCAAAACCTGCAAGAAGAAACAGGAGTCAGTCTGCGGAGAATCACCGTCATCTTCCGTCTGCAgtctgtgacaaaaacatgccCGTTTACAACTGCAAACTCACAGTATTTAAATTCCCAGCATGCATCACTGACATCAGCCGTCTCCTCTCAGCCCGTTTCCACCTCAGTGACCAACACCAGAACCGACCATCACCTACTCCAGATCCATCAACAGCTGTTTGgtccaaaacactgaaaaatgtccatcagtgtTTGCTAAAGTCCAGTGTCccaaaatgatgaataaataataatgcagcTCAGTCACACACGTTTAACTCGTGAGCTGCAGAAACAGCAACGGTTAGCTAGCTTAATTATAAACTAGTCTGTCAGTGTCTCAATCAACTGATCACCAGCTGTACTAGTAGaataaatatctgcaaaaaataCAGGATGTATAATTCAAACCAATGCAGCTAAAGTAAAGCAAaacttcatttatttaacaaTTATTGTGTTGCTTGATGAATCTGTGGATTATTATTCAGCTGTTTGTTCTGTAAAATaccagaaaatgtgaaaaatgtgcatCAGGAATGTCTGGTTTAGTCCAAACACCTTCAGTTTACCCTCttagaagaaagaaaccagaaaatattcacactgaagaagctgaaatcacagaatttagactgtTTTTGATCAAAAATGACTCTAACTGATGATCAGAAGAGTTGAAGACGGATTCAACAGCTGACAGATAACTGATTAAtggttgcagctgcagcgccGAGATGCTGTTTGGGTCTGCAGGAGGAACATGTTGGGAATAAGGAGCCACACCCCCACCTCCTGCTACAGGACTAACCCTACCTGCTGGTTACCCCACTACCTGCTGGTTACCCCACTACCTGGTTGGGGTCAGCACAGACGTGTGGATGCTCTGATCTTCATTCATGCAGCTCCATGAGCAGAAACATCTCATTTATAGTGAATGAGGATATAAATAGTGCACGTGGCAGCAGCAGGTCGTGCACGTTGGTCTGAGTGTGTTTATTCACAGCTGTAAATCTGAAGCTGCATTAATTATTAGAGCTGCAGTGATTCAGACCGAAC from the Acanthochromis polyacanthus isolate Apoly-LR-REF ecotype Palm Island chromosome 12, KAUST_Apoly_ChrSc, whole genome shotgun sequence genome contains:
- the atn1 gene encoding LOW QUALITY PROTEIN: atrophin-1 (The sequence of the model RefSeq protein was modified relative to this genomic sequence to represent the inferred CDS: inserted 3 bases in 3 codons; deleted 1 base in 1 codon) — encoded protein: MKTRTHKESMPMRSGRRRGASEERRGRRPHSSPTRPERNDRQTQRGAAEDLAASRFSRRSQGHDSSESEGEELVSPPKRQKVQDSASTPNPPTSTHSTDSSAPSTVPPPTSAASQSRESDNEDGQSQGSRSSVVGSLANSSSSLSSGRDIDQDNRSSSPSLSASPLGSLDSDSDGPDSPKQGDKGKEGKVSGEDRRRGEESCGDEKRDVDARLEDCPTLKPPSTPCSTPSTDRKSFFSLDSKLMCKVEYGGSEAALASSRMTSKASTQCVTKTTISGADFSHNSPNLPHPLPPPLPPPPALKPLEFGQVEVKVERDKPDKPDKLLDKAQSAPPSLLPQTPPQPSAHHYSTPSWQGGTAPGCQGSWGYSRYPGNHHPPQPPVQQQQLPSVYNPPSARHSASQPSYLPHPHPHPHREYLPRYAGGGGQRERGAGERERGVRGECGGREFSAPIGSGGGSSGCGGGREFGAVGSGPGGRDFSFNLPNQNQNRDFGAAGGGHPKDGGRWGDLGAASREGSSNPPTSTTLPQGNPPSSTSLPVTPHLNRDPPASPQNNPTHPTLPPHPHTPNSSNRDFPPTMEQTPPTGPDHFHREYPSAPAVPPSSTGTNREYLSSPGGAPNLGREYSGPGGAQHPHPPHPHYQPRDRERDPNLREAPMYQNRGGPTQPPTLSPPSSSSHHGHGAPYPXPPPQSSHTQPPSSGVAPNVRPAHYQSSAQTPPTPLSPLPSPSTNQMGAFSSFPPGSSSSAPPLSASGVSSSCSPGCRPSSFHGTLNSHAPFSGTYHTNGGGGGNMANSSNSSTANSSNPQSLSPQSAVKAPPPLSNANSGIPTPTTGSALPTGDGHSDSGPPPTPVIKEEPMEERDENESPPPVLRSPSPEPKPVDIPIHASQSARFHRVLDRGSGNSCARSDVLFVPLDGSKLWKKRNEMIERARREVEQRARDLREKERERERERERERELDRHLQQQKDVSAAGGPRQASSLFFPSSSSIILDPSSSSSSSANPISHPPPHPQHHPSHPHAHLPPTHHLHPSLSHTIPHSLLLPSMGGASAVVGGPQGXLGIGLGGPYLGPDTPALRTLSEYARPHAMSPLGAASRAQAHHPQVHHGHPHVHPSFFLPQFQNHALAHPHHLPTDAATAAAILGFLYGGSLEGGPGMGGPPGVAGGPMPGAIGAAGLGGVGFPHAVAAHRDRIKPGFEFKSDERVYPPGSIPDPAALALAHSHSHAHAHAHANAHAHAHSLLLGGGAAGANEVSLYGTPPPPAPPGPPHLQNPTLGPVTRPPNPPAPQSLSNLPPSSLLPPSLPSHPSSAPPPAPPAPVVSTAPPSAPPQLVPPTSSSTSLHHPVPHSSFPTSLSSHLPPPPXPAAPPENYPTPTRSPPPMSRERDRDRDRDRDRDRAALPPFTERERERERERERGGSGAGGGSGGGTGGAGENLGRLQMLNVTPHHHQHSHIHSHLHLHQQDTAAGGVHPLMDPLASGSPLARLPYPGATLATPILAHPLTDSEVLRQQLFGEEKAPRPCAPFRDLPQTSSLSGPMSAAHQLQAMQQAQSAELQIQRLALEQQWIHHHHHHSLTQDEYYSHLKKESDKTL